The sequence CACTACAACTCAGGACCCGAATTTCCCTGAAGCATCAAAAGCAACGCTGTATCAATTTGTGGTTTCGCGTTGCAATGTCATGACATTTACTAATTAGGGCGTAATTAAGATATAATGAAGGTGTCACTCTCATTAGCGTTCGAGGGTGAGATCCTGGACTATCACCTTTTGTCACAGATTAGTCACGTGCTTATTAGGGGCTAATCAGGGCCCGATCACAATAAAAGGATTCGATTgcaaatagataggaagaaagaatgacCTTTATAAGTACTATCTGCGTGTCGAAAACGTATCAGAAATTCGCGGGATTTTtaaaacacacgtgtgtatgaaaatggtatttgtgaatatatgtaaataaataaacagaatatatatacctatagacacacatacacacacacaaacacacacacacacacacacacacacaaacacacacacacacacacacacacacacacacacacacacatgtgtttgtatatatgtatatatatatatatatatatatatatatatatcatatatgtatatataattatttatattttattggcatatatacatatatgtatgtatatgaaacacacacacagacacacacacacacacacacacacacatatatatatatatatatatatatatatatatatatatatatatatgtcatcaatACGTTGCAAAACCGGATggtaaacttctctctctctctctctctctccccccccccccctctctctctctctctctctctctctctctctctctctctccctctctctctctctctctctctctctctctctctctctctctctctctctctctctctctctctctctctcattctctctctctctctctctttcattccctctctctctctctctttctttctctctttctctctctctctctctctctctctctttctctctctctctctctctctctctctctctctctctctctctctctctctctctatctctcaatctctctctcattctctctctctgtctctcattctctctctctcattctctccctctctctctctttctttctctctctctctctctctctctctctctctctctctctctctctctctctctctctctctctctctctctctctctctctctctctcattctctctctctgtctctcattttctctctctcattctctctctctctctctttctctctctttcattctctctctctctctttttttttctctctttctttctctctctctctctctctctctctctctctctctctctctctctctctctctctctctctctctctccctctctccctctctctctctctctctctctctctctctctctctttccttctctctttctctctctctctctctcattctctctctctgtctctcattctctctctctctttctctctaaaaaaagaatggaatcaaaactccctctcattctctctcgctctctctctctctctctctctctctctctctctctctctctctctctctctctctctctctctttctctcactctctttctctctctctctctctctctctctctctctctctctctctctctctctctctctctctctctctctctctctctctctctctctgtctctctctctctctctctttctctcactctctttctctctctctctctctctctctctctctctctctctctctctctctctctctctctctctctctctctctctctctctctctctctcttcctctctctctctttctctctctctctctctctctctctctctctctctctctctctctctctctctttctttatctctttctctctctctctctctctctctctctctctctctctctctctcgctctctctctctctctctctctctctctctctctctctctctctctctctctctctctctttctctctctctttctctctctctctctctctctctctctctctctctctctctctctctctctctctctctctctctctctctctctctgtctctcattctctctctctctttctctttaaaaaaaagaatgaaataaaaactctctctcattctctctcgctctcgctctctctctctctctctctctctctctctctctctctctctctctctctctctctctctctctctccttttctctctctctctctctcattctctttttctctctctctctctcattctctttttctctctttccccccctctctccctccctccctctctctctctctctctctcctctctctctctctctctctctctctctctctctctctctctctctctccctctctctctccctctccctctccctccccccccccctctctctctctctctctctctctctctctctctctctccctctctctctccctctctctctccctccctctctctctctctctctctctctctctctctctctctctctctctctctcattctctctctctctatctcattctctctctctctctctctctctctctctctctctctctctctctctctctctctctctctctctctctctctcattctctctctctgtctctcattctctctctctctttctctctaaaaaaaagaatggaataaaaactctctctcattctctctcgctctcgctctctctctctctctctctctctctctctctctctctccttgtcctctctctctctctctctccttttctctctctctctctctcattctctttctctctctctctttctcatgttctttttctctctctccccccccctctctctccctccctccctctctctctctctctctctctctctctctctctctctctctcttactctctctctctctctctctctctctctctctctctctctctccctctctctctccctccctctctctctctctctctctctctctctctctctctctctctctctctctctctccctctctctttccctctctctctccctccctctctctctctctctctctctctctctctctctctctctttctctctctctctctctctccctccctccctctctctctctctctctctctctctctctctctctctctctctctctctctctcctctctctctccctcctctctctctccctcctctctctctctctctctctctctctctctctctctctctctctctctctctctctctccctctctctctctctctctctctctctcatttgccttTCTGATTATATATTTCATCGCAGCAGGCaacgcttatctatctatctgtctatctatctatctatatacatatatatatacatgtttatatatatatatatatatatatatatatatatatatatgtgtgtgtgtgtgtgtgtgtgtgtgtgtgtgtgtgtgtgtgtgtgtgtgtgtgtgtgtgtgtgtgtgtatttatgtgtatgtatatatatatgcatatgcatatatatatatatatatatatatatatatatatatatatgtatataaagacatatatgcagacaaatataacacacacacacgcacacacacacacacacacacacacacacacacacacacacacacacacacacacatatatatatatatatttaaatatatatatgtatgtatatgtttacatgtatgaatgtatatatgtatatataaatatatatatatatacacagatatatacatactcttatatatatatgaatatatatgtatatatatatacatatatatatatgtatatatatatatacatatatatacacttcttcatatacatatatgatatatgtatgtgtatacaccatatatacatatatatatacacatatatttaggtacatttatatatatatatatatgtatatatgtctatatatatatatatatatatatatatatatatatatatatatacatgtgtgtgtatgtgtgtgtgtgtgtgtgtgtgtgtgtgtgtgtttgtgtgtgtttaatatatgtatatacatatatatatatatatatatatatatatatgaatatactgtgtgtgtgtagacacacacacacacaagatcatgATTTTATCTTGCTTTTGTTCTGCTATTCACAGAGAAAAATACCATAAATACGATTATCTCATGAACAAACTTTCTTTTGGTTCCAGTGATAAATCCAAGGGGACATTCAAACCCCTGAATGATGTATTGTTCCCCTACAAcaaagtaatatatattacacacaagcaTGTGAATAATTTAGGGAATCATGTAAATACACTTGTACAAACTGAGTAACTATGTGTCGACTCAAATAACAtttgcatagagagagaaagagagagagagagagagagagagagagagagaatgagagagagagagagagagagagagagagagagagagagagagagagagagagagagagagagagagagagagagagagagagagagagtttttctaTACACGTTTCCTCGCTGAAGCACCGACAGATTGGATCGTGTATATATTACTAATGCCATGACATGTTAGTgcacctgcctcctccctctcctctctatacaTTATCCCCCCAGCTTCTTTGACACACATCCTGGATTTACCACTGGTTAGCATCATGTGATCTGTGACTGAATGATGGCAGATTTGGTTAGAATGAATCTCATCGTCCATTTTTTCTCCTGTCGAATTCAACTCGTTCACTTTTTATTTCGTGTCTTCACGAATAAAAGGTTGATAGAAACGCGAGTATGATAATGTGACATTTTATTTGAAAATTTGTGTGATGCGTAGACATTTTTCTGGGtttgattttatataaattataataatgatacaatggaAAAGTCAAAACGCGAGTTGACTCATCATCGTTACATAGACAATGAATCTAAATGACTAAGTATCAGCGGCAAGACATCTAGGAAGGGCGTCTCGTTGGTTTCCGGAATTTGGGGCTGACTCTCGAGGCGCGATGGAAGCCCTTGGGATGGATCCTGACGTCGGCGCAGTTGACGAAGGTTTCCTGGGGACCGCAGCCCAGGCCCTCGCCTCCGTCAGGACACGTGCCCCAGCTGTTGCCTGGGGTGCGAGGGAGCCAAGTTAGGGATGGGGATGTGCATATCTCTATCTTAGATAAACATTTCTTACTTCTTAGTTTTTGAGTACAATATAAGGAATCTATTCAGAGCAAGTTAGCAGACAATAAAGATCGCCAGCGACCGATCCACTCACCAACGGTCCACGTCCACTGGAGGACGCAGTGGGCGCAGGAGACGCCTCTCGGCAGCTGCACGTGCACGGTGTGGTCGCCGCGGACGGAGGCGTCCAGGGTGTAGCGGGAGCCGCTGCCGTCCGCCATGGCGAGGAGGTGCTTGTCCAGACACCGCCGCGAGTCCCGAGCGCCCGGATCGCTGTTGCTGCACAGCCGGAACTCGTACCAGCCCTGAGGCCAACGAGAGAAAACATGAGACCACGATCCACACCAATATATAGCCAAGGGAAGCGTATGTCAGCAGTAGGGGACGTGTTTCAgcaggggagagagcgagaggcatcCTCACCTTGTGGTTGGCCGAGAGGTGGATGGTCACGGGGACGACCTGACCCTCGCTGTAGTTGGCGGTGACGACGCCGCGACCGAAGCGTCCGCCTCGCTCGTGGGGTCGTGGCTCCGGCAGCCGCCAGTCGTCCCCGCACACGCCGCACCGACCGCCGTTCTGCCAGTGTTGCACCTGCAACATATTGCAAATGATGATAGACTGAATCCAGGAAACCCCACACTCTTTGGATTGCACAAATACTTAAACATTGTGATTTTCCAAAGAAACCTCCAACACTCTGACTCACTCCTCGTCCGCCGCAGGAGAGCTCGTTGTCGTTGTAGTCAGCGGCGACGTCGAAGCCGAACCTCCAGGCGGAGTTGCGGGCGGCGGGCGACGACATGTACCCGTGGGCGCAGACGAAGCCCACAACCGCCCACGACAGAATCACCAACTGCAAAATCAACAGAAAATCATCAAAACACGCAGATACACAAAACCTAAAATCATGTTCTTATATGAACAGCAGTTTTCATCTTTCGCACCGTCAACCGCTCGTCTAAAGTACCTTCGCGATGGAATACATTCTGAGGAACTTAGGCCTTCAATGCCAAGGATCTCAGCTTACAATGATCCCTCTTGACTGATGCCGCGCCTTATAAACCTCTAAGGGCGCCCCCGTGCCACACCTTAACTACACAACAACTTCCTGTCTCTTGCATCTCGGCCGAAGTTGCAGGAAACATATGGTGGGGCTATGACGTCACATGTAAACAAACGCCCCAGCTGATTCGTGACGTCACACGCCCATACAAACGGAAGGTGTTAATTTAAGGTACGCGTTTGGCTATGGTGGAGAAACGTTCGAAGAAATTTTAATAATGGCGTTGTGGTTATTGCAAAGATCTCCACTTCATATTCCTCTCATTCTATCTGTGTCGTGATTACCCTGgatatctgtttctatctatctatctgtctatcagtctaactCTCTATTCATACATCTCTCCGaatatctttctgtatatatatatatttttttttttttttttttttttttttttttatcattcagcTCTCCACATATTTCATTTATAATTAACCTCAGCTGAAGCCAACGCGCGTTTCCCGTTCGGCCGCAAGGGGAGGAGCGGCTTCCCGGCGTTTTAAGCGGcggaaaagagaggaaacggcTGGGTGTGAAGCTTTctcaaaaataattttatttgtatccTGTATCCTGTTCGTGTCtaagaataaatagatgaaagagatagatacattgataaatatatggataaatgaatagaatatgaaaggaagaataaatatttcaaagaataagggaaaaggtATTTATAGattaagattttaaaaaagataaggtgaaaaaataagaaataaagctaaataagatgaaaaaaatgataaataaacacaacgaaacaaaagaagaaacgcgtattcataatataattctcggaaataaacaaaaatgaacgcAAAAATATGTAGCAAATTCCCTGAAAAAAAACGCTAAAGAATTTTAAGAATCCCATAGAAATGCTTTATTTTGAGCAAAGTCAAATCAGAGGCAAAGATTGAGAAGCACTCTCTTTCATAGCATCCTCATCTTGTAACCAAAAGGgaagataattaataaaataaatgggtGTGATATATGGTAAGTGAAATATTTTGGCGCCAAACCGTCTGCAAGTCAAGCGCTAATTGGCTGCGGTATGTGTGACGTCACGAGCGCTTCCATAGAAAGGTTTATGACGTCATTTTACTCTGTCGTAAAGAAAGTTAGGAGTGATAAACGtatataatagaagaaaaaaaaacagttttatgAGCAACATACACAGTTTTGATTTCTCTTTTCGACAAATTACACTTTTAACGAATAAGAAGCAAACGACTACGGACATAAACTATTTACTATTATCTACACCATTCACACTcaaagatacacaaataaaaaaaaaaaatgaatacccaTATACCAATACCAATATGCCATACCACATCGGAAACCCTTGCAATAGAGGTTTCCAGGTAACGCAAAGGCTTATGACGTTGTTTTAACCTGGAGCGATCACTCAGAGGCCGTCACAGCTGTTCAGGTGGAAAAGGCAGATCAAAATATTCTTCGAAATTAGGAAATGATTGTGTGGAAATAGTTTGGAAGCGTGTATTATCTAATTTGTAGtggtttacccttttccttatcaaatagaaagaaagtattatagaaaagaaagaatgaaaacgaaaacgTGTGtgggtattaatatatatatatatatatatatatatatatatatatatatatgtgtgtgtgtgtgtgtg is a genomic window of Penaeus chinensis breed Huanghai No. 1 chromosome 23, ASM1920278v2, whole genome shotgun sequence containing:
- the LOC125037441 gene encoding uncharacterized protein LOC125037441 produces the protein MPNKHNRPHHRPSDQQGSRTHQRRPLEPADHSEQHRRHTDTQGREEGEEGAEEEPHSEDELPPPGTPPGAPRGSSTRATRRRRRRGRLPASFRPTRTRRPGGKRANIRRPVAGDGGPPDVGFDHGNDGNRKADSHGLQERQAEEAHEGEGNSHEHLQLKQRHKPLRYLETSIARVSDVVWHIGIGIWLVILSWAVVGFVCAHGYMSSPAARNSAWRFGFDVAADYNDNELSCGGRGVQHWQNGGRCGVCGDDWRLPEPRPHERGGRFGRGVVTANYSEGQVVPVTIHLSANHKGWYEFRLCSNSDPGARDSRRCLDKHLLAMADGSGSRYTLDASVRGDHTVHVQLPRGVSCAHCVLQWTWTVGNSWGTCPDGGEGLGCGPQETFVNCADVRIHPKGFHRASRVSPKFRKPTRRPS